In Labrus mixtus chromosome 13, fLabMix1.1, whole genome shotgun sequence, a single genomic region encodes these proteins:
- the rdh1 gene encoding retinol dehydrogenase 1, protein MVSSENLTTYLLEVILSHLTLFCALLLATLASIRWFIRDSYRVDGLWRKHVLITGCDSGFGNLLARQLDGKGVNVIAACLTDKGATDLAAAASPRLQTLLLDVTDSGSIGRAVEFVSREVGDRGLWGLVNNAGRSIPIGPTEWMQIEDFTKVLDVNLLGVIDVTLQFLPLLKKAQGRVVNMASILGRLSLIGGGYCLSKWGVEAFSDSLRRDMKQFGVKVSIIEPGFFKTGITQLDLIEADLRRLWARLSQDVKDSYGATYFDDYLKSQDFSMGILCSPDLSKVTRCMQHALTARFPRIRYSAGWDAKFVWIPLSYLPSFVSDFVVNALLPLPKDERKVK, encoded by the exons TCTTGCTTCCATCCGCTGGTTCATCAGAGACTCCTATAGGGTGGACGGCCTTTGGCGGAAGCATGTGTTGATCACAGGCTGCGATAGTGGCTTCGGGAACCTGCTGGCCAGACAGCTGGATGGAAAAGGTGTCAATGTCATCGCTGCGTGTCTCACAGATAAAGGTGCAACAGATCTGGCTGCTGCAGCCTCCCCCAGGCTTCAGACCCTCCTGCTGGATGTTACGGACAGTGGGAGCATCGGGAGGGCGGTGGAGTTTGTGAGCAGAGAGGTCGGAGATCGAG gtctGTGGGGTTTGGTAAATAATGCAGGCAGGTCCATACCCATCGGCCCCACAGAGTGGATGCAGATCGAGGATTTCACAAAGGTCTTGGATGTGAATCTGTTAGGAGTCATCGATGTGACCCTCCAGTTCCTGCCCCTGCTGAAAAAGGCTCAGGGCCGGGTGGTGAACATGGCCAGCATCCTGGGCAGACTGTCTCTCATTGGTGGAGGATACTGTCTGTCCAAATGGGGAGTGGAGGCCTTCTCTGACTCCCTCAG gaGGGACATGAAACAGTTTGGGGTCAAAGTGAGCATCATCGAGCCTGGTTTCTTTAAGACAGGTATTACACAGCTGGATCTTATTGAAGCTGACCTGAGGAGGCTGTGGGCCCGCCTCTCTCAGGACGTGAAAGACTCCTACGGGGCGACGTACTTTGATGACT ATTTGAAATCCCAGGACTTCTCCATGGGCATCCTGTGCAGTCCAGACCTCTCTAAGGTGACCCGGTGTATGCAGCATGCGCTGACCGCTCGATTCCCACGCATACGTTACAGCGCAGGCTGGGATGCCAAGTTTGTGTGGATTCCTCTGTCCTACCTGCCTTCATTTGTGTCCGACTTTGTTGTAAATGCGCTTCTCCCTTTACCTAAGGATGAAAGAAAAGTCAAGTAG